One Acetobacter ghanensis DNA window includes the following coding sequences:
- a CDS encoding methylated-DNA--[protein]-cysteine S-methyltransferase — protein sequence MPQLSLHSPLGPLTLSEEDGKIISLDWGWGRDQTETPLLCQAREWLDQWFDDPAALGAFPFPLEPYGTAYQKKVWALLQDIPVGATTTYGELAQKAGGSPQSVGQAVGRNPIPILIPCHRVLARNGLGGYSGDGGVDDKVWLLELEGVDLPTKA from the coding sequence ATGCCCCAGCTTTCCCTCCATTCCCCTCTGGGACCACTCACCCTGTCTGAAGAAGATGGAAAAATTATTTCTCTGGATTGGGGCTGGGGACGTGACCAGACCGAAACACCATTGCTCTGTCAGGCTCGGGAGTGGTTGGACCAATGGTTTGATGACCCCGCAGCCCTAGGCGCATTCCCTTTTCCTCTGGAACCTTACGGTACAGCCTACCAGAAAAAAGTGTGGGCGCTTTTGCAGGATATTCCTGTTGGCGCAACCACAACATATGGCGAACTGGCACAGAAGGCCGGAGGCAGCCCCCAGTCCGTAGGGCAGGCTGTAGGCCGTAACCCTATACCCATTCTTATTCCCTGCCACCGCGTTCTGGCGCGTAACGGACTTGGAGGCTATTCGGGCGATGGTGGGGTAGATGACAAGGTCTGGCTGCTGGAACTGGAAGGCGTGGACCTCCCTACCAAAGCCTGA
- a CDS encoding LOG family protein translates to MSLTVRSVAVFCGSRMGEKPVYRQTAELTGKTLAEKNIRLIYGGGANGLMGVVADSVIKSGGAVTGVIPEFLKTRERMHEKVSQLIVTDSMHARKQIMFSEADAFWILPGGFGTFDETMEILTWKQLGQHKKPILLINVDGWADAMVAMLDAAVRQGFASAEARALLQVVPDVQSALTCSTVADQVDGLPVSAL, encoded by the coding sequence ATGTCTCTTACTGTGCGTTCCGTTGCGGTTTTTTGTGGTTCCCGGATGGGAGAAAAACCGGTTTATCGACAGACAGCCGAATTGACCGGCAAAACATTGGCCGAAAAAAATATTCGACTGATTTATGGTGGTGGCGCCAATGGGTTGATGGGGGTTGTGGCTGACTCAGTCATCAAATCCGGTGGTGCTGTTACAGGTGTTATTCCCGAGTTTTTGAAAACACGTGAGCGGATGCACGAGAAGGTTTCGCAGCTGATCGTGACGGACTCCATGCATGCCCGTAAACAGATTATGTTTTCAGAGGCAGATGCATTCTGGATTCTTCCCGGTGGGTTTGGCACTTTTGATGAAACCATGGAAATTCTGACATGGAAGCAGCTTGGGCAGCACAAAAAGCCTATTCTGCTGATTAATGTGGATGGATGGGCCGATGCCATGGTCGCCATGCTGGATGCAGCCGTCAGGCAGGGGTTTGCCTCAGCCGAAGCGCGGGCGTTGTTGCAGGTAGTTCCCGATGTTCAGTCGGCTCTGACTTGCTCTACCGTGGCGGATCAGGTGGACGGTTTGCCTGTGTCCGCTCTTTAA
- the hemJ gene encoding protoporphyrinogen oxidase HemJ, translated as MVFDALLPWVRWLVAFHIMSVMAWMAGLFYLPRLFVYHCQVKVGSAESARFKTMERRLIKAIMVPAMCSSLFFGVLLVLTPGSVDWHAGWWHLKLLAVLCMFAFQGFCGRWYRGFARDDNHNSEKFYRIANEVPTVLMMIIVIMVVVRPF; from the coding sequence ATGGTTTTTGACGCGCTGCTTCCGTGGGTCAGATGGTTGGTTGCCTTCCATATCATGTCTGTCATGGCATGGATGGCGGGACTGTTTTATTTGCCCCGTCTTTTTGTTTATCATTGTCAGGTTAAGGTGGGATCGGCGGAAAGCGCGCGTTTCAAAACCATGGAACGCCGACTTATCAAGGCAATTATGGTGCCTGCCATGTGTTCCAGCCTGTTCTTTGGTGTTTTACTGGTTTTAACACCCGGATCAGTGGACTGGCATGCAGGCTGGTGGCACTTAAAGTTGCTGGCCGTGCTGTGTATGTTTGCATTTCAGGGTTTTTGTGGTCGGTGGTATCGTGGTTTTGCACGGGATGATAACCACAATTCCGAAAAATTCTATAGAATAGCGAACGAAGTTCCAACTGTCCTTATGATGATTATTGTTATTATGGTTGTTGTTAGGCCATTTTAA
- a CDS encoding HAD family hydrolase produces MPSALSQVFRGPLKLVIFDCDGVLVDSEEACCRLCAQAARDAGWDVPDNLAVQTFSGMSLATIQPMIEQHAGKKLGPQWEPTMQQRFVAAMKEGVEPISGVHAMLDAVKELGIPVRVASNSSCEEMDVKFAVTELTPYFDGRIHSARDMGTPKPRPDVYLKAAEAEGVQPYECVVLEDSDPGARAAVNAGMACVMLREPGKAIPDWKGVERIDKLSDFPEILSRLVKVVS; encoded by the coding sequence ATGCCATCAGCACTCTCACAGGTTTTTCGTGGACCGCTTAAACTGGTTATTTTTGACTGTGATGGTGTGCTGGTTGATAGCGAGGAAGCCTGCTGCCGCCTGTGTGCTCAGGCGGCGCGGGATGCTGGGTGGGACGTGCCAGATAATCTGGCCGTCCAGACTTTTTCTGGTATGTCCCTGGCAACCATTCAACCTATGATCGAACAGCACGCGGGCAAAAAGCTTGGCCCCCAATGGGAGCCCACAATGCAGCAGCGTTTTGTGGCTGCCATGAAGGAGGGTGTTGAACCCATTTCTGGCGTACATGCCATGCTGGATGCCGTGAAAGAACTGGGGATTCCCGTAAGGGTTGCGTCCAACTCCTCTTGCGAGGAAATGGATGTAAAGTTTGCAGTGACCGAGCTTACGCCTTACTTTGATGGGCGTATTCATTCAGCGCGGGATATGGGCACACCTAAACCCCGGCCGGATGTGTATCTTAAGGCTGCAGAAGCGGAAGGTGTTCAGCCTTACGAATGTGTGGTGCTGGAAGATAGTGACCCCGGAGCCAGAGCGGCTGTTAATGCTGGCATGGCCTGTGTTATGCTGCGTGAGCCGGGCAAGGCGATACCTGATTGGAAAGGGGTCGAAAGAATAGACAAACTGTCTGACTTTCCAGAAATTCTTTCCAGACTGGTCAAGGTCGTATCATAA
- the hemE gene encoding uroporphyrinogen decarboxylase: protein MTTQTHIPSAKRLLRSLNGEALWPPPMWLMRQAGRFLPEFRAMRAQADFLTRCMTPDIATELTLQPIRRFGMDGAILFSDILILPWAMGQSLEFVEGTGPVLGAIRSEQDLNALDPARIAEATAPVIETLSRLRKAVDGPDSIGVAKPGATTLLGFTGAPFTVACYMVEGRGSREFSVTRNMAFSEPALFDRLMALLTETTATYLCAQIEAGAEAVMLFDSWAGLLPPSEFRRHVIQPSRQIVQTIKSRYPHVRVIGFPRLAGVMAAEYARETGVDVLALDTGADMAIVRDMVPQTLGLQGNLDPVAVLAGGEAMRREALRVREAGRGRAHVFNLGHGVLPQTPVEHVADLVRTVRETA from the coding sequence ATGACAACGCAAACACATATTCCCTCCGCCAAACGTCTGCTCAGAAGTCTCAATGGAGAAGCTCTCTGGCCCCCTCCGATGTGGTTGATGAGACAGGCCGGGCGGTTCCTGCCTGAATTCCGCGCCATGCGTGCTCAGGCGGATTTTCTGACCCGTTGCATGACACCGGACATTGCAACAGAACTAACCCTGCAACCTATCCGCCGGTTTGGCATGGATGGGGCCATCCTGTTCTCCGATATTTTGATTCTGCCATGGGCCATGGGTCAGTCTTTGGAGTTTGTGGAAGGCACAGGCCCCGTTCTGGGCGCCATTCGTTCTGAACAGGACCTGAACGCACTGGACCCCGCCCGCATTGCCGAGGCCACCGCCCCTGTAATTGAGACCTTGTCCCGGTTGCGCAAGGCCGTGGATGGACCAGACAGCATTGGTGTTGCCAAACCGGGCGCAACAACTTTGCTCGGCTTTACCGGCGCGCCGTTTACCGTTGCCTGCTACATGGTAGAAGGGCGTGGATCGCGTGAGTTTTCTGTAACGCGGAACATGGCTTTTTCCGAACCTGCTCTTTTTGATCGGCTTATGGCCCTGTTGACGGAAACAACGGCAACTTATCTTTGCGCCCAGATTGAAGCCGGTGCTGAAGCCGTCATGCTGTTTGATTCATGGGCCGGGCTTCTTCCGCCGTCTGAATTCCGCCGTCACGTTATCCAGCCCAGCCGGCAGATTGTTCAGACCATCAAATCCCGTTACCCGCATGTTCGCGTTATCGGTTTTCCGCGTCTTGCCGGTGTTATGGCTGCTGAATATGCGCGTGAAACCGGGGTAGATGTGCTGGCGCTGGATACAGGGGCTGATATGGCCATTGTGCGCGATATGGTCCCCCAGACTCTGGGACTACAGGGGAATTTGGACCCTGTGGCTGTACTTGCTGGGGGCGAAGCCATGCGACGTGAGGCCCTGCGTGTGCGTGAAGCAGGACGAGGGCGTGCCCATGTATTTAACCTTGGGCATGGTGTTCTGCCTCAAACACCAGTTGAGCATGTGGCCGATCTTGTGCGGACAGTGCGGGAAACAGCCTGA
- a CDS encoding Maf family protein: protein MTDLVLMPTLIQNRADKLLLASGSWTRRRILENAGLVFEVEASPVDEAPLKQEGRQKNWSADVVALRLAEAKALSIKKQDTIVIGADQMLTCGADWYDKPEGLAGARQQLLQLRGKTHVLHTAVVLCQNGHVLWRHVAQPTLTMRMFSHSFVDAYLAMEGEACLGSVGSYRLEGPGIQLFATIEGDAFAIQGLPLLPLIAALRDMKVLPD from the coding sequence GTGACCGATTTAGTACTAATGCCGACTCTAATACAGAACAGAGCAGATAAACTGCTTTTAGCCAGTGGATCATGGACCAGACGGCGTATTCTGGAAAATGCAGGACTGGTCTTTGAGGTTGAAGCGTCACCAGTGGATGAGGCTCCGCTGAAGCAGGAAGGACGGCAGAAAAACTGGTCAGCCGATGTGGTGGCTCTGCGTCTGGCAGAAGCCAAGGCTCTGTCGATCAAAAAACAGGATACAATTGTGATCGGGGCCGACCAGATGCTGACATGCGGTGCAGACTGGTATGACAAGCCAGAGGGGCTGGCAGGTGCACGGCAGCAGCTGCTTCAGCTCAGAGGAAAAACGCATGTCCTGCATACAGCAGTTGTGCTGTGCCAGAATGGGCATGTTCTCTGGCGTCATGTTGCCCAACCCACGCTGACCATGCGCATGTTCTCACATTCTTTTGTGGATGCTTATCTGGCTATGGAGGGAGAAGCCTGTCTGGGTTCTGTCGGGTCTTACAGGCTGGAGGGGCCGGGCATACAACTCTTTGCCACTATAGAAGGGGATGCGTTTGCCATTCAGGGTTTGCCCTTATTGCCCCTTATTGCAGCCTTGCGGGATATGAAAGTGCTGCCAGATTAA
- a CDS encoding Spy/CpxP family protein refolding chaperone, whose amino-acid sequence MKKALLATTLVMGLAAFSGAAARADEASSTVGAPPPPPPECGCMHHGPGPGGHILKLDGIKLTSDQKKKIKAILDANRPEDPKAGMEQTRALQEQIRTVMTTPGPVDQAKLQDLEQQISAVHTQHALHKLQVEAQIHDVLTKKQLKQIAEQPDHPPGPPPACGGKMPPPPSEAGQSAKPE is encoded by the coding sequence ATGAAAAAAGCATTGCTGGCAACAACACTGGTTATGGGTCTTGCGGCCTTCTCCGGAGCCGCTGCCCGGGCTGATGAGGCCTCTTCCACCGTTGGTGCCCCTCCCCCTCCGCCGCCAGAATGTGGCTGCATGCACCATGGACCGGGGCCGGGTGGACATATTCTTAAGCTGGATGGCATTAAGCTGACTTCGGACCAGAAGAAAAAGATCAAGGCGATTTTGGATGCTAACCGTCCGGAAGACCCCAAAGCTGGCATGGAGCAGACGCGTGCTCTGCAGGAGCAGATACGCACCGTTATGACAACGCCGGGGCCGGTTGATCAGGCCAAATTGCAGGATCTGGAGCAGCAGATTAGCGCGGTGCACACACAACATGCGCTGCATAAGTTGCAGGTCGAAGCCCAGATTCATGATGTGCTGACTAAAAAGCAGCTTAAGCAGATTGCTGAGCAGCCGGACCATCCGCCTGGCCCGCCGCCGGCATGTGGTGGCAAAATGCCTCCGCCGCCGTCTGAGGCTGGCCAGAGCGCCAAGCCTGAATAA
- a CDS encoding multidrug effflux MFS transporter → MTVPSASHASSFPFRLIFLLGLVTAIGPLATDMYLPAFPSVEHDLGGGAGSAQFTLGAWFLGLAFGQFSQGPLSDRFGRKAPLVIGLGVYVLASAGCALASNYHLFCLFRFIGAFGGSAGAVIPRAIVRDVATGKKGAHIMAQLTLVFGVMPVLAPGMGSLVLKFGDWRWIFWIGALYGVAAIVGILVMLPDTLAVAKRIRFRPVEILWRYQGILREPVFFSNALITTFSTFVMFAYLGSAPVLFEQTLHFSAGAFGLFFGANAAAFILGTQINGRLIHRVSMPALLEGAILWAFALGCVFVALAVSGVVGVAHPWLTCTFIVGITGALGFIGPNGTVMSFSRHGHHAGSASALLGTMQFSFGSLSSVLVGLLPGGGAIPTAVGMMTGVLGMAIGDLLRRRTSDQHETED, encoded by the coding sequence ATGACTGTCCCTTCCGCGTCCCATGCGTCTTCTTTCCCATTTCGGCTGATTTTTCTTTTAGGGCTGGTAACGGCCATAGGGCCGCTGGCAACAGATATGTACCTGCCAGCCTTTCCTTCAGTCGAACATGATCTGGGTGGTGGTGCTGGATCGGCGCAGTTTACGCTTGGCGCTTGGTTTTTAGGGCTGGCGTTTGGCCAGTTTTCGCAAGGTCCCCTTTCTGACCGTTTTGGGCGTAAAGCCCCACTGGTTATTGGCCTTGGTGTGTATGTGCTGGCTTCTGCCGGGTGTGCGCTTGCCAGTAACTACCATCTGTTCTGTCTGTTTCGGTTTATTGGCGCCTTTGGTGGATCAGCCGGGGCGGTTATTCCGCGCGCCATTGTGCGGGATGTCGCAACAGGCAAAAAAGGTGCGCATATTATGGCGCAGCTCACACTGGTTTTTGGTGTTATGCCTGTTCTGGCCCCCGGTATGGGAAGCCTTGTTCTTAAATTTGGTGACTGGCGCTGGATCTTCTGGATTGGTGCATTGTACGGTGTGGCGGCAATTGTGGGTATTCTGGTCATGTTGCCCGATACGCTGGCAGTTGCGAAGCGTATCCGCTTTCGGCCAGTGGAAATACTCTGGCGTTATCAGGGGATTCTGCGCGAGCCAGTCTTTTTTTCTAATGCGCTGATCACAACATTTTCCACTTTTGTCATGTTTGCCTATCTGGGAAGTGCGCCTGTTCTGTTTGAGCAGACATTACATTTCTCTGCTGGAGCATTCGGGCTGTTCTTTGGAGCAAATGCCGCAGCTTTTATTCTGGGCACCCAGATCAACGGTCGGCTTATACACCGTGTGTCCATGCCCGCTTTGCTGGAGGGGGCCATTCTATGGGCCTTTGCACTTGGGTGTGTGTTTGTTGCTTTGGCGGTGTCGGGCGTGGTGGGAGTTGCTCATCCGTGGCTGACCTGTACCTTTATTGTAGGGATAACGGGTGCTCTGGGGTTTATTGGCCCCAATGGCACGGTCATGTCTTTTTCCCGGCATGGGCATCATGCAGGCAGCGCATCTGCCCTGCTCGGTACCATGCAGTTCAGCTTTGGCTCGTTGAGCAGTGTGCTGGTGGGGTTGTTGCCCGGCGGAGGGGCTATTCCCACAGCCGTGGGAATGATGACTGGCGTGCTGGGTATGGCCATAGGCGATCTTCTACGCCGTAGAACATCTGACCAGCACGAGACAGAAGACTAA
- a CDS encoding Trm112 family protein has translation MSDTAPLDPRLLSILVCPVTKGPLVFNAQTNELISEKAGLAFPILDGIPVMLPDEARRIEG, from the coding sequence ATGTCCGATACAGCACCGCTTGACCCGCGCCTTCTGTCCATTCTGGTCTGCCCGGTAACCAAAGGCCCGCTGGTTTTTAATGCGCAAACCAATGAGCTGATCAGCGAAAAAGCTGGTCTGGCGTTTCCTATTCTTGATGGCATTCCCGTTATGCTGCCGGACGAAGCCCGCCGTATTGAAGGCTGA
- a CDS encoding tetratricopeptide repeat protein has protein sequence MEHLIGQPAPGSDNSFGGSGAAAVITDGTQATFMQDVIEASRNVPVLVDFWAEWCGPCKQLTPVLEKVVKAAKGKVRLVKIDIEANRALAGQLAQAGLPLQSIPLVAAFWKGQILDMFQGALPESEVKKFIETLLKASGGGILPATEQLHEADVAMETGRPAEAAAMYSTVIGEEPENPKAWAGLIRAMLALDDEEAAAAALADVPEKITNAPEVAGARAALELKKEGRQAAEAMEGIRARLAANPEDYEARCELATALNAAGKREEAANELLHIIKVDRGWKDGAARQQLLRFFEAWGNEDPATAVSRRRLSSLLFS, from the coding sequence ATGGAGCATCTGATCGGTCAGCCAGCCCCGGGTTCGGACAACAGTTTTGGCGGCTCCGGCGCGGCAGCTGTGATTACCGACGGCACGCAGGCAACCTTTATGCAGGACGTTATAGAAGCCAGCCGGAACGTGCCCGTTCTGGTGGACTTCTGGGCGGAATGGTGTGGCCCCTGCAAACAGTTGACCCCCGTTCTGGAAAAAGTTGTTAAAGCCGCCAAGGGTAAGGTGCGGCTGGTTAAAATTGATATTGAAGCCAACCGTGCACTGGCTGGCCAGCTTGCACAGGCAGGTCTGCCGCTCCAGTCCATCCCGCTGGTGGCTGCCTTCTGGAAAGGGCAGATTCTGGATATGTTCCAGGGTGCGCTGCCTGAAAGCGAAGTCAAAAAATTTATAGAAACCCTGCTCAAAGCCAGTGGGGGCGGCATTCTACCGGCCACAGAGCAGTTGCACGAAGCCGATGTTGCCATGGAAACCGGACGCCCGGCAGAAGCCGCAGCCATGTATTCCACCGTCATTGGTGAAGAGCCGGAAAACCCCAAAGCATGGGCGGGGCTGATCCGCGCCATGCTAGCACTTGATGATGAGGAAGCCGCAGCAGCCGCGCTGGCTGATGTGCCCGAAAAAATTACCAATGCCCCGGAAGTGGCTGGTGCCCGCGCGGCGCTTGAGCTGAAGAAGGAAGGCCGCCAGGCAGCAGAAGCCATGGAAGGCATCCGCGCACGCCTAGCCGCCAACCCGGAAGATTATGAGGCCCGCTGCGAGCTGGCCACAGCCCTGAATGCCGCAGGCAAACGGGAGGAAGCCGCGAACGAACTGCTCCACATCATCAAAGTGGATCGTGGTTGGAAAGATGGTGCCGCCCGCCAGCAACTCCTGCGCTTTTTTGAAGCATGGGGGAACGAAGACCCCGCCACAGCCGTATCCCGCCGTCGGCTCTCATCCCTCCTGTTCTCCTGA
- the uvrA gene encoding excinuclease ABC subunit UvrA — translation MTKSGLPGQHSIRVRGARVHNLKNIDIDIPRDRLTVVTGLSGSGKSSLAFDTIYAEGQRRYVESLSAYARQFLELMGKPDVDSIEGLSPAISIEQKTTSKNPRSTVGTVTEIYDYMRLLWARAGIPYSPATGLPIEAQTVTQMVDRILAMPEGTRLVLLAPVIRDRKGEYRKELAELQRKGFTRVRVDGTLYEIADVPSLNRKLRHTVEVVVDRVVVKPGMEARLADSFETALGLSDGIVYAEEVLKGEEREPEKLVFSSHFSCPVSGFTLEEIEPRLFSFNAPQGACPACDGLGVETYFNPVLVVPDISLSLAKGAIAPWKDAKSPLLEQTLESLTKHFGVSMSTPWRDLPEEAQNGILYGVTDDISFTYQDGKKSYVVERPFEGVLTSLQKRLANTDSAWVKEELSRYQSEKPCHVCHGARLRPEALSVRVADKTIAQACDLSIGRALAWFDTVLPTLTPQRAEIARRILREILERLKFLDDVGLDYLTLSRGSATLSGGESQRIRLASQIGSGLTGVLYVLDEPSIGLHQRDNERLLGTLERLKNLGNTLIVVEHDEDAIRSADWLVDMGPGAGVNGGQVVAQGTPKDVAKNPDSLTGAYLSGRKRIDVPEQRRPVNKKRMLTVEGASGHNLKDVTAHFPLGTFTCVTGVSGSGKSTLVIDTLYKALSRQLMGAATSPEPYKKIKGMEQVDKIIDIDQSPIGRTPRSNPATYTDLFTPIRDWFAELPESKARGYKAGRFSFNVKGGRCEACQGDGVLKIEMHFLPDVFVTCDACKGARYNRETLDIRFRGKTIADVLSMSVDEAYPLFSAQNRIRDRLKILQKVGLGYVALGQQATTLSGGEAQRIKLSKELARRATGRTVYILDEPTTGLHTEDVRKLLEVLHALVDQGNTVIVIEHNLEVIKTADWIIDVGPEGGDGGGTIVAEGTPETIAACKASYTGHFLAPLLAKKS, via the coding sequence ATGACAAAATCAGGCCTTCCCGGTCAGCACAGTATTCGGGTGCGTGGGGCACGTGTTCACAACCTGAAGAACATAGATATTGATATCCCCCGTGATAGGCTGACCGTGGTGACGGGGCTTTCCGGCTCCGGCAAATCCTCTCTGGCGTTTGACACCATTTATGCCGAAGGGCAGCGCCGGTATGTGGAGAGCCTGTCTGCCTATGCCCGCCAGTTCCTTGAACTGATGGGCAAACCGGATGTGGACTCCATAGAGGGGCTTTCTCCCGCCATTTCCATTGAGCAGAAAACCACCTCCAAAAATCCGCGCTCCACGGTCGGTACGGTAACCGAAATTTATGACTACATGCGTTTGCTCTGGGCACGGGCAGGCATACCGTATTCGCCTGCAACGGGGCTGCCCATTGAGGCACAGACCGTAACCCAGATGGTGGACCGTATTCTGGCCATGCCGGAGGGAACAAGGCTTGTGCTGCTTGCCCCGGTCATACGGGACAGGAAGGGCGAATACCGTAAGGAACTGGCTGAACTCCAGCGCAAAGGTTTTACCCGCGTGCGGGTGGACGGTACGTTGTATGAAATCGCGGACGTACCAAGCCTTAACCGCAAGTTACGCCATACGGTGGAAGTGGTTGTGGACCGGGTGGTGGTCAAACCCGGTATGGAAGCTCGTCTGGCGGATAGTTTTGAAACAGCTCTGGGCCTGAGTGACGGCATTGTTTACGCCGAGGAAGTGCTTAAGGGAGAAGAGCGAGAACCAGAAAAACTTGTGTTCTCATCACATTTTTCCTGTCCCGTCAGTGGTTTTACACTGGAAGAAATAGAGCCGCGTCTTTTCTCCTTCAATGCACCACAGGGGGCCTGCCCTGCCTGTGATGGGCTGGGCGTGGAGACATATTTTAACCCCGTTCTGGTTGTGCCTGATATTTCGTTGTCCCTTGCAAAAGGGGCCATTGCACCATGGAAAGATGCAAAATCTCCCCTTCTGGAACAAACGCTGGAAAGCCTAACAAAGCATTTTGGTGTCAGCATGAGCACCCCGTGGCGTGACCTGCCTGAAGAAGCGCAGAATGGTATTCTGTACGGCGTTACGGATGACATCAGCTTTACCTATCAGGATGGTAAAAAAAGCTATGTTGTGGAGCGACCTTTTGAAGGTGTTCTGACCAGTTTACAAAAACGGCTGGCTAATACGGATAGTGCATGGGTTAAGGAAGAACTTTCTCGCTATCAGTCAGAAAAACCCTGCCATGTCTGCCACGGTGCCCGCCTGCGGCCGGAGGCCCTTTCGGTACGTGTTGCCGATAAAACCATTGCGCAGGCGTGTGACCTGTCCATTGGGCGTGCTCTGGCATGGTTTGATACGGTTCTGCCAACCCTTACCCCCCAGCGGGCAGAGATTGCCCGGCGTATTCTGCGCGAAATTCTGGAGCGCCTGAAGTTTCTGGACGACGTGGGGCTGGATTATCTGACCCTCTCTCGTGGGTCGGCGACCCTCTCCGGGGGGGAAAGTCAGCGTATCCGTTTGGCCAGCCAGATTGGTTCGGGCCTGACCGGTGTGCTTTACGTGCTGGATGAACCTTCTATTGGCCTGCATCAGCGCGATAATGAACGGTTACTTGGAACGCTTGAGCGTTTAAAAAACCTTGGTAACACCCTTATTGTTGTTGAACATGATGAAGACGCCATAAGAAGTGCTGACTGGTTGGTGGATATGGGGCCGGGTGCCGGGGTTAATGGCGGTCAGGTTGTGGCGCAGGGCACCCCCAAGGATGTTGCCAAAAATCCGGATAGCCTGACGGGGGCTTATCTGTCTGGTCGCAAACGGATTGATGTGCCAGAGCAACGTCGGCCCGTAAACAAAAAGCGGATGCTTACGGTGGAAGGGGCTTCAGGCCATAACCTCAAGGATGTTACAGCGCATTTCCCGCTTGGTACCTTTACGTGCGTGACCGGGGTTTCGGGGAGCGGCAAATCCACTTTGGTGATCGACACGCTGTATAAGGCGCTCTCGCGCCAGCTTATGGGGGCAGCAACATCACCTGAGCCGTATAAAAAAATAAAAGGTATGGAGCAGGTCGATAAGATTATTGATATTGATCAGTCTCCTATTGGTCGCACTCCGCGTTCTAACCCTGCAACTTATACAGACCTGTTTACCCCTATTCGGGACTGGTTTGCCGAACTGCCAGAAAGCAAGGCGCGTGGTTACAAGGCTGGACGTTTTTCCTTTAACGTTAAAGGGGGACGGTGTGAGGCCTGTCAGGGTGATGGGGTGCTTAAAATTGAAATGCACTTTCTCCCCGATGTGTTTGTAACCTGCGATGCCTGCAAAGGTGCGCGCTATAACCGCGAAACGCTGGACATTCGTTTCCGCGGGAAGACCATAGCCGATGTGCTGTCCATGAGTGTGGATGAGGCGTATCCTCTTTTCTCTGCTCAGAATCGTATTCGTGACCGTCTGAAAATTTTGCAAAAGGTGGGCTTGGGTTACGTGGCGCTAGGGCAGCAGGCAACAACCCTGTCTGGTGGGGAAGCGCAGCGCATCAAACTTTCCAAGGAGCTGGCGCGCAGGGCTACAGGTCGAACCGTGTATATTCTGGATGAACCTACAACGGGTCTTCATACAGAAGATGTTAGAAAACTTCTGGAAGTTTTGCACGCTCTTGTCGATCAGGGGAATACGGTCATCGTCATTGAGCATAATCTGGAAGTCATTAAAACGGCTGACTGGATTATTGATGTGGGGCCGGAAGGGGGCGATGGCGGAGGCACCATTGTGGCAGAAGGTACGCCAGAAACCATTGCCGCCTGCAAAGCCAGCTATACTGGGCACTTTCTGGCACCCCTTCTGGCTAAAAAATCATGA
- a CDS encoding creatininase family protein, whose amino-acid sequence MKKFCVFGLICSALSLFPLQVQAQCLQLPKSVLFEKMTWTEIAQDISCGFKTIIIPVGGTEQSGPYIAVGKHNSRVLFQAEKIARQAGRTLVAPVVAYVPEGGTSPRTSHMRFPGTITLPPDVFERMLSSIAESFRVQGFKLVVLIGDHGGYQKDMERVAAQLNVRWQSTGAHVLYVRAYYDVIPQQYATWLRQNGYRLDVGQHADIGDTSLMLAVDPSMVREEALRHAPNPTMAQGIYGGDPRRATSTLGQPGLAMQVEAAVKAIDDARSK is encoded by the coding sequence ATGAAAAAATTCTGTGTATTCGGTCTAATTTGCAGTGCTTTATCCCTCTTTCCGTTGCAGGTACAGGCACAGTGCCTGCAACTACCCAAGAGCGTTCTGTTTGAAAAAATGACATGGACCGAAATTGCACAGGATATATCATGTGGTTTTAAAACCATTATTATTCCTGTAGGCGGAACGGAACAGAGCGGGCCTTACATAGCGGTTGGCAAGCATAATAGTCGTGTTCTGTTTCAGGCAGAAAAAATTGCCCGGCAGGCAGGGCGTACATTGGTGGCGCCTGTGGTTGCCTATGTGCCAGAAGGCGGCACCTCACCCCGTACATCCCACATGCGTTTTCCCGGTACCATTACGCTGCCACCAGATGTGTTTGAGAGGATGCTCTCCTCCATAGCGGAAAGCTTTCGCGTACAGGGGTTTAAGCTGGTTGTTCTGATCGGGGACCACGGTGGCTATCAGAAGGATATGGAAAGAGTGGCTGCGCAACTCAATGTGCGGTGGCAGAGCACAGGCGCGCATGTGCTGTATGTGCGCGCCTATTACGATGTTATTCCCCAGCAGTATGCAACATGGCTCCGGCAGAATGGGTACAGGCTGGATGTGGGCCAGCATGCAGATATAGGCGATACCTCGCTTATGTTGGCTGTGGACCCGTCCATGGTGCGGGAGGAGGCGCTCCGCCATGCACCTAATCCAACCATGGCGCAGGGCATTTATGGGGGAGATCCCAGACGGGCAACATCCACATTGGGGCAGCCGGGGCTGGCCATGCAGGTGGAAGCTGCGGTGAAAGCCATTGATGATGCGCGAAGCAAATAA